A window from Chloroflexota bacterium encodes these proteins:
- a CDS encoding xanthine dehydrogenase family protein molybdopterin-binding subunit — MTEHSMGPAEARRSWLGRSIPRLEDGRFLTGTGQYVDDISVPGMLHAAMLRSPYAHARIVRIDYRRALEMPGVHGVITGEDVAAVTEPEKGSNYPSGGSWRYIATDRARFAGEIVAIVAAEDRYVAEDALDAIDVEYEVLPVVSDPEHATDPDQPLLHPEAPGGNAALDRVWEAGDVERAFAEADIVARDRFVVHRHSSTPLEGLAAIVSADPSSDQVTVWANIGNLGRYTATGQALRLDYADIRLIIPDVGGSFGVKAWVHQRAVLLAILSRKVGRPVKWIEDRLEHLRASHHGHGRINDMEIAAKRDGTILGIKMRFIDDQGAYVCLNEPAGLNLLLGNGVISCYGIENVRVEAKCVLTNKCPVASNRGYMRVQPVFAIERIIDRLAQELRLDPLDLRLKNCIPASAYPYRTPSGAVYDSGDPSALLRKARELLDYERMRMDQASERARGRLLGVGVAMAVELGGPTPIDTATVRLGPDGRLGVQVPTLAQGQGHETTAAQIVADRFDVEPSSVHVTVQLDSRTMAYTPVSGTYASKFSSTGAPAVHGAALKLSRELKTLAANVLDADPERLEFRDGWIVGPDGPDQRLSLRDLATQANRAPESMGSMDVDLQATFLWSWPNVNPGARAERRGAATFTVLCHGAIVEVDTETGAVKVLKYVSVEDCGRLLNPMIVQGQTMGGVVNGLGWALTERFAYDESGQLLTGTFMDYLLPRFTDIPELDLAHVECPTPFSPLGAKGMGEGGSIPPMACIAAAVEDAILHLGARIRDSHLSPETVLRAIRSGASPNVPG, encoded by the coding sequence GTGACCGAACATTCCATGGGACCGGCCGAGGCGCGCCGCTCGTGGCTCGGCCGTTCCATCCCTCGCCTGGAAGACGGGCGGTTCCTGACCGGGACCGGGCAGTATGTGGATGACATCTCGGTTCCCGGCATGCTGCACGCGGCCATGTTGCGCAGCCCGTACGCCCACGCGCGCATCGTGAGGATCGACTATCGCCGCGCCCTCGAGATGCCCGGCGTGCACGGCGTGATCACCGGCGAGGACGTCGCCGCGGTGACGGAGCCGGAGAAGGGGTCAAACTACCCCAGCGGTGGGTCGTGGCGCTACATCGCGACCGACCGCGCGCGCTTCGCCGGCGAGATCGTCGCCATCGTCGCGGCGGAGGACCGATACGTCGCCGAGGACGCGCTCGATGCGATCGACGTCGAGTACGAGGTCCTGCCTGTCGTCTCGGATCCCGAGCATGCGACGGACCCCGACCAACCACTCCTCCACCCCGAGGCGCCGGGGGGCAACGCCGCTCTCGACCGCGTATGGGAGGCGGGCGACGTCGAGCGAGCCTTCGCCGAAGCCGACATCGTGGCGCGCGACCGATTCGTGGTGCACCGGCACAGCTCCACGCCGCTGGAGGGGCTGGCGGCGATCGTCAGCGCGGACCCGTCCAGCGATCAGGTTACGGTTTGGGCGAACATCGGGAACCTCGGCCGGTACACAGCGACCGGCCAGGCGCTGCGCCTCGATTACGCCGACATCCGCCTCATCATTCCGGACGTGGGCGGCAGCTTCGGCGTCAAGGCGTGGGTCCACCAGCGGGCGGTGCTCCTCGCCATACTCTCGCGCAAGGTCGGCCGCCCGGTGAAGTGGATCGAGGACCGGCTCGAGCATCTGCGCGCAAGCCACCACGGTCACGGCCGGATCAACGACATGGAGATCGCCGCGAAGCGCGATGGGACGATTCTGGGAATCAAGATGCGCTTCATCGACGATCAGGGCGCGTACGTGTGCCTCAACGAGCCGGCCGGATTGAACCTGCTGCTGGGAAACGGCGTCATTAGCTGCTACGGCATCGAGAACGTGCGGGTCGAGGCGAAATGCGTGCTGACGAACAAGTGCCCAGTCGCCTCGAACCGCGGCTACATGCGCGTCCAGCCCGTCTTCGCCATCGAGCGGATCATCGATCGCCTCGCGCAGGAGCTGCGCCTCGACCCGCTGGACCTGCGGCTGAAGAACTGCATCCCCGCGAGCGCCTACCCGTACCGCACGCCATCGGGCGCCGTCTACGACAGCGGCGACCCGTCTGCGCTCCTGCGCAAGGCGCGGGAGCTGCTCGACTACGAGCGCATGCGCATGGATCAGGCGTCGGAGCGGGCGCGCGGTCGGCTCCTGGGCGTGGGTGTGGCGATGGCTGTGGAGCTGGGCGGCCCGACGCCGATCGACACGGCGACGGTCCGTCTTGGCCCCGACGGGCGGCTGGGTGTCCAGGTCCCCACCCTCGCCCAGGGCCAGGGCCACGAGACGACCGCCGCCCAGATCGTCGCCGACCGGTTCGACGTGGAGCCGAGCAGCGTCCACGTGACGGTCCAGCTCGACTCGCGGACGATGGCATATACGCCGGTCTCCGGGACCTATGCCTCGAAGTTCTCCTCGACGGGCGCGCCCGCGGTGCACGGCGCCGCGCTGAAGCTCTCCCGCGAGCTCAAGACGCTCGCCGCCAACGTCCTCGACGCCGATCCAGAGCGGCTGGAGTTTCGCGACGGCTGGATCGTGGGGCCAGACGGACCCGACCAGCGCCTGAGCCTGCGGGACCTTGCCACACAGGCAAACCGCGCGCCGGAGTCGATGGGGAGCATGGACGTCGACCTGCAGGCGACCTTCCTGTGGAGCTGGCCGAACGTGAACCCCGGCGCCCGGGCCGAGCGCCGGGGCGCCGCCACGTTCACCGTGCTCTGCCACGGCGCGATCGTGGAAGTGGACACGGAGACGGGCGCGGTGAAGGTGCTCAAGTACGTGTCGGTCGAAGACTGCGGACGCTTGTTAAACCCCATGATCGTGCAGGGCCAGACGATGGGCGGCGTGGTGAACGGCCTGGGATGGGCCCTCACGGAGCGCTTCGCCTACGACGAGTCGGGCCAGCTGCTTACGGGGACCTTCATGGACTACCTGCTGCCCCGGTTCACCGACATTCCGGAGCTGGACCTGGCGCACGTCGAATGCCCGACGCCCTTCAGCCCCCTTGGTGCGAAGGGAATGGGCGAGGGCGGCTCGATCCCACCGATGGCGTGCATCGCCGCGGCCGTGGAGGACGCGATCCTGCACCTGGGGGCGCGCATCCGCGACTCGCATCTGTCACCGGAGACAGTGCTCCGGGCGATCCGAAGTGGTGCCTCTCCCAACGTGCCTGGGTGA